The following proteins come from a genomic window of Achromobacter sp. AONIH1:
- a CDS encoding ectoine synthase: MIVRNVKDVIGTADEVRTDTWVSRRVLLKKDGMGFSFHETTIFPGGRTHIHYKNHLEAVWCVEGDGSIQTIADGKTYALEPGVVYALNEHDEHWLCGGKEPLRVICVFNPPLTGQEVHDKDGVYALPEAGADAVAA, encoded by the coding sequence ATGATCGTACGCAATGTCAAGGACGTGATCGGAACGGCGGACGAAGTCCGCACGGACACCTGGGTCAGCCGCCGCGTGCTGCTGAAAAAGGACGGCATGGGATTTTCCTTCCATGAAACCACGATCTTCCCGGGCGGCCGCACGCACATCCACTACAAGAACCACCTGGAAGCGGTCTGGTGCGTCGAGGGCGACGGCTCGATCCAGACCATCGCCGACGGCAAGACCTACGCGCTCGAACCGGGCGTGGTCTATGCCCTGAACGAGCATGACGAGCACTGGCTGTGCGGCGGCAAGGAGCCGCTGCGCGTCATCTGCGTATTCAATCCGCCGCTGACCGGTCAGGAGGTGCACGACAAGGACGGCGTCTATGCGTTGCCCGAGGCGGGCGCCGACGCGGTCGCGGCCTGA
- a CDS encoding TetR/AcrR family transcriptional regulator, with translation MRKVDPIKQQERRRHILNAAAHCFAEHGFHGTSTAQICERAGMSPGNLFHYYRSKADIIEALIAADTEATRDVIQAACASPDARAAARGWLAEQVLLYLDPSYVRLGMEVLAEAVRNPAVHALVIANEAERKQGLTAMLASAWGKARGETPPQPPDEMADMILLLLDGIFSRRVVDPGFDAKAGRRLIESALARYLPSDTAAGGRK, from the coding sequence ATGCGCAAAGTCGACCCCATCAAGCAGCAGGAGCGCCGCCGCCATATCCTCAACGCCGCCGCGCATTGCTTCGCCGAGCATGGTTTTCACGGCACCTCGACCGCCCAGATCTGCGAGCGCGCAGGCATGAGCCCGGGCAACCTATTCCACTACTACCGCAGCAAGGCCGATATCATCGAGGCCCTGATCGCGGCGGATACCGAGGCCACGCGGGATGTCATCCAGGCGGCCTGCGCCTCGCCCGACGCCCGCGCCGCGGCGCGCGGCTGGCTGGCCGAGCAGGTGTTGCTGTATCTGGATCCGTCCTATGTGCGCCTGGGCATGGAAGTGCTGGCCGAGGCGGTGCGCAATCCCGCGGTGCATGCGCTGGTCATCGCCAACGAGGCCGAGCGCAAGCAGGGCCTCACGGCGATGCTGGCATCGGCATGGGGCAAGGCGCGCGGCGAGACGCCGCCGCAGCCGCCGGACGAAATGGCCGACATGATCCTGCTGCTGCTGGATGGCATTTTCAGCCGCCGCGTGGTCGATCCCGGATTCGACGCCAAGGCCGGACGTCGCCTGATCGAGAGCGCGTTGGCCCGCTATCTGCCATCCGACACCGCGGCCGGAGGTCGCAAATGA
- a CDS encoding MarR family winged helix-turn-helix transcriptional regulator translates to MNKQTVTDPSQQYDLRILRALRRITRSIALHSRQLSAVSHITAPQLMCLRTVIANGPLTATAISREIHVSPSTVVGILDRLEDKGLIRRERGREDRRIVFVTATEAGRALAKDAPSPLQKHLADALNALPELEQATITLSLERIVALMEQDGHAAAAEPHADPASPILEVPTGGAPPESGLVV, encoded by the coding sequence ATGAATAAACAGACCGTAACCGATCCCTCGCAGCAGTACGACCTGCGCATCCTGCGGGCCTTGCGCCGCATCACGCGCTCGATCGCCCTGCATTCGCGGCAGCTGTCGGCGGTGAGCCACATCACCGCGCCGCAGCTCATGTGCCTGCGCACCGTCATCGCCAACGGGCCGCTGACGGCCACGGCGATCAGCCGCGAGATCCACGTCAGTCCCAGCACCGTGGTCGGAATCCTGGACCGCCTGGAGGACAAGGGGCTGATCCGGCGCGAGCGCGGCCGTGAAGACCGCCGCATCGTGTTCGTCACCGCGACCGAAGCCGGACGCGCACTGGCCAAGGATGCGCCGTCGCCGCTGCAGAAACACCTGGCGGACGCGCTGAACGCGTTGCCGGAACTGGAGCAGGCCACCATCACGCTGTCGCTGGAGCGCATCGTGGCCTTGATGGAGCAGGACGGGCACGCGGCCGCCGCCGAGCCGCACGCCGATCCTGCTTCTCCCATCCTCGAGGTGCCCACCGGCGGCGCGCCTCCCGAATCGGGGCTGGTCGTATGA
- a CDS encoding DUF418 domain-containing protein: MSAVPAAAGPARLQQVDALRGFALFGILVVNIGVFASPYYGSGVVDPAFGRPLDLAASWVFGLLFETKFYLLFSFLFGYSFTLQMAAAERGQAAFLPRFLRRLAGLAALGAAHAVLFYHGDILLTYAILGMLLLCCRNLEPARALRLALWLIGLASAAWAVLAGLSLLDPPGPEVAAQARADVLSALQAYRGTVGSVIGQHAKELIEYVWVVLLLVQGPYAFAMFLVGYALGRRQALEDPWRQPRALGLLLALGLLPGLAGAAFYAWSALPSVAGPSWELPGLAVGLLTSPLLTMSYACAFLLMLRSRLGARLSAWLVPAGRMALTNYLMQSVVCALVFTAWGARQMGLWSPLEAGGLALVIFLAQTAASAWWMRRHAYGPVEWFLRALTVGVWPQWRRTSDGRGAA, encoded by the coding sequence ATGAGTGCCGTCCCGGCTGCGGCCGGACCCGCGCGGCTGCAGCAGGTGGATGCGCTCAGGGGCTTCGCCCTGTTCGGCATCCTGGTCGTCAACATCGGCGTGTTCGCCTCGCCGTACTACGGCAGCGGCGTGGTCGATCCCGCGTTCGGACGCCCGCTGGATCTCGCGGCCAGCTGGGTCTTCGGCCTGCTGTTCGAGACCAAGTTCTATCTGCTGTTCTCGTTCCTGTTCGGCTACAGCTTCACCCTGCAGATGGCGGCCGCCGAGCGCGGCCAGGCGGCTTTCCTGCCGCGTTTCCTGCGGCGGCTGGCGGGCCTGGCCGCGCTGGGCGCGGCGCATGCCGTGCTGTTCTATCACGGCGACATCCTGCTGACCTACGCCATCCTGGGCATGCTGCTGCTTTGCTGCCGCAACCTTGAGCCCGCCCGCGCGTTGCGCCTGGCGTTGTGGCTCATCGGACTCGCCTCGGCGGCCTGGGCGGTGCTGGCCGGCTTGAGCCTGCTGGACCCGCCGGGCCCCGAGGTCGCGGCGCAGGCGCGGGCCGACGTGCTCTCCGCCCTGCAAGCCTACCGGGGCACGGTCGGTTCCGTGATCGGGCAGCACGCCAAGGAACTCATCGAGTACGTCTGGGTCGTGCTGCTGCTGGTGCAGGGGCCTTACGCCTTCGCCATGTTCCTGGTCGGCTACGCGCTGGGACGGCGGCAGGCGCTGGAAGATCCGTGGCGCCAGCCTCGCGCGCTGGGGCTGCTGCTGGCGCTGGGCCTGTTGCCGGGCCTGGCCGGCGCGGCTTTCTATGCCTGGTCCGCGCTGCCTTCGGTGGCCGGGCCCTCCTGGGAGTTGCCGGGCCTGGCCGTGGGCCTGCTTACGTCGCCGCTGCTGACCATGAGCTATGCCTGCGCCTTCCTGCTGATGCTGCGTTCGCGCTTGGGCGCGCGGCTCTCGGCATGGCTGGTGCCGGCGGGCCGGATGGCATTGACCAACTACCTGATGCAGTCCGTGGTCTGCGCGCTGGTGTTCACGGCCTGGGGCGCGCGCCAGATGGGCCTGTGGTCGCCGCTGGAGGCCGGCGGGCTGGCGCTGGTGATTTTCCTGGCGCAGACGGCGGCGTCGGCCTGGTGGATGCGCCGTCATGCCTACGGGCCGGTGGAGTGGTTCCTGCGCGCGTTGACGGTGGGCGTCTGGCCGCAATGGCGCCGGACGTCGGATGGCCGCGGCGCGGCTTGA
- a CDS encoding YcxB family protein, giving the protein MTQAAPASAVMEVDLKADDYADFVAYMYKRPEMRGRRMRSHLRFAVLMVVALLAYTAWSAWGPGGPDWGAVLPAYFQGLAVGLGVLVLLALAYEFVLPALVKANTRRMLRRQPDEMFLGRHRLEFGADGIDDATASASGRMDWSNVSRVEETPEHLYVVLGTLQGVIIPKRGQDAGTLEAVRAQFRAHVADAKLAVSAPAQ; this is encoded by the coding sequence ATGACGCAAGCCGCGCCCGCGTCCGCCGTCATGGAAGTCGACCTCAAGGCCGATGACTATGCCGACTTCGTCGCTTATATGTACAAGCGGCCCGAAATGCGCGGCCGCCGCATGCGCTCGCATCTGCGCTTCGCCGTGCTGATGGTGGTGGCGCTGCTGGCCTACACGGCATGGAGCGCCTGGGGACCGGGCGGCCCGGACTGGGGCGCGGTCCTGCCCGCCTATTTCCAGGGGCTGGCGGTGGGCCTGGGCGTTCTGGTCCTGCTGGCGCTGGCCTACGAATTCGTGCTGCCCGCCCTGGTGAAGGCCAATACGCGGCGCATGCTGCGACGTCAGCCCGATGAGATGTTCCTGGGCCGCCATCGCCTGGAATTCGGCGCCGACGGCATCGATGACGCCACCGCCTCGGCTTCGGGCCGCATGGATTGGAGCAACGTCAGCCGCGTCGAGGAAACGCCCGAACACCTGTATGTGGTCCTGGGCACGCTGCAAGGCGTGATCATCCCCAAGCGCGGGCAGGACGCCGGCACGCTGGAGGCCGTGCGCGCGCAATTCCGCGCGCATGTGGCCGACGCGAAGCTGGCCGTGTCCGCGCCGGCGCAATGA
- a CDS encoding aspartate aminotransferase family protein, translating into MTRSRVFHRSLRATPPVAVRGQGAWLYDQSGRAYLDGSGGAAVSCLGHNHPDVLAAMHAQIDALAYAHTSFFTTEAAESLAAMLVEDAPAGTSHAYFVSGGSEAIEAALKMARQYYVEIGQPGRRHIVARRQSYHGNTLGALAVGGNAWRRAQFAPLLIEVEHVSPCYAYRDQREGESEEQYAARLADELEQTFQRLGPDSVMAFVAEPVVGATLGAVTAVSTYFRRVREVCDRHGVLLIADEVMCGMGRSGTLYAVEQEGVTPDLITIAKGLGGGYQPIGAVMAQERIVRAIEQGSGFFQHGHTYLGHATACAAALAVQQVIRRDGLLERVRAQGAGLRQRLERAFGDHPHVGDIRGRGLFMGLELVTDRASKQTFDPALSLHARVKREAMARGLMVYPMGGTIDGRHGDHVLLAPPFIVSDDELDQLTERLAGAIHAAIAQARG; encoded by the coding sequence ATGACCCGCTCCCGAGTTTTCCATCGCTCCCTGCGCGCCACGCCCCCCGTCGCCGTGCGCGGCCAGGGCGCCTGGCTGTACGACCAATCCGGCCGCGCCTACCTGGACGGCTCGGGCGGCGCGGCGGTGTCCTGCCTGGGACACAACCACCCCGACGTGTTGGCCGCCATGCACGCGCAGATCGACGCGCTGGCCTACGCGCACACCAGCTTCTTCACCACCGAGGCCGCCGAATCGCTGGCCGCCATGCTGGTCGAGGACGCCCCCGCCGGCACGTCACACGCCTATTTCGTCTCCGGCGGCTCCGAGGCCATCGAGGCCGCGCTGAAGATGGCGCGGCAGTACTACGTGGAAATCGGGCAGCCCGGCCGCCGCCACATCGTCGCGCGCCGCCAGAGCTATCACGGCAACACGCTGGGCGCGCTGGCCGTCGGCGGCAACGCCTGGCGGCGGGCGCAGTTCGCCCCCTTGCTGATCGAGGTCGAGCATGTCTCGCCCTGCTACGCCTACCGCGACCAGCGCGAGGGCGAAAGCGAGGAGCAATACGCGGCGCGGCTGGCCGACGAATTGGAACAGACCTTCCAGCGGCTGGGACCGGACAGCGTCATGGCCTTCGTGGCCGAGCCGGTGGTCGGCGCCACCTTGGGCGCGGTCACGGCCGTGTCCACGTATTTCCGCCGCGTCCGCGAAGTCTGCGACCGCCATGGCGTGCTGCTGATCGCCGATGAGGTCATGTGCGGCATGGGACGCAGCGGCACGCTGTACGCGGTGGAACAGGAAGGCGTCACGCCCGACCTCATCACCATCGCCAAGGGCCTGGGCGGCGGCTACCAGCCTATCGGCGCGGTCATGGCGCAGGAGCGCATCGTGCGCGCCATCGAACAGGGCTCGGGCTTCTTCCAGCATGGCCACACCTATCTGGGCCACGCCACCGCCTGCGCCGCCGCGCTGGCAGTGCAGCAGGTCATCCGCCGCGACGGCCTGCTCGAGCGCGTGCGCGCGCAAGGCGCCGGATTGCGCCAGCGCCTGGAACGCGCGTTCGGCGATCATCCGCATGTGGGCGATATCCGCGGCCGGGGCCTGTTCATGGGCCTGGAGCTGGTCACCGACCGCGCCAGCAAGCAGACCTTCGATCCCGCGCTGTCGCTGCATGCCCGCGTCAAGCGCGAGGCCATGGCGCGCGGCCTGATGGTCTATCCGATGGGCGGCACCATCGACGGACGCCATGGCGACCATGTATTGCTGGCCCCGCCCTTCATCGTCTCGGACGACGAGCTCGACCAGCTGACGGAGCGCCTGGCCGGGGCGATCCACGCCGCCATCGCACAGGCGCGCGGCTGA
- a CDS encoding MurR/RpiR family transcriptional regulator has translation MTSTLQDRLRDMLPGLPAELQRAARWALDNPAEVGLWSMRRQAQAVGVAPATMLRMARAAGCDTYEAFRAPFQRALTQGMEAGWRDRAARLQARRAETPAVDARAALTRWQTAALESIGAVNADSAFDEAAATLLAARQAGFLGTRSAFGIAFQMRYAYQMLCRNGMLIGGLGGASSDEADTLGQGDALVVVTQAPYAAATLELARSAAERGAAVIALTDAPTSPILPFARHVLRFARPEDAPGDTGGPASFFHSTAGLLGLAEHLIARVAVLGGDGVLQRLSEIESRQRADGVYWPETPGRPAPSRARR, from the coding sequence ATGACCTCCACGCTCCAGGACCGCCTGCGCGACATGCTGCCCGGCCTGCCCGCCGAACTCCAGCGGGCGGCACGCTGGGCGCTGGACAATCCGGCCGAGGTCGGCCTGTGGTCCATGCGGCGCCAGGCCCAGGCCGTGGGCGTGGCGCCCGCCACCATGCTGCGCATGGCGCGCGCCGCCGGCTGCGACACCTATGAGGCCTTCCGCGCGCCCTTCCAGCGCGCGCTGACCCAAGGCATGGAAGCGGGCTGGCGCGACCGCGCCGCGCGCCTGCAGGCCCGGCGCGCCGAAACGCCCGCTGTGGACGCGCGCGCCGCCCTCACCCGCTGGCAGACCGCCGCACTGGAATCCATCGGCGCCGTCAACGCCGACTCCGCCTTCGACGAAGCCGCCGCCACGCTGCTGGCCGCCCGCCAGGCCGGCTTCCTGGGCACGCGCTCGGCCTTCGGCATCGCCTTCCAGATGCGCTATGCCTACCAGATGCTGTGCCGCAACGGCATGCTGATCGGCGGCCTGGGCGGCGCCTCCTCCGACGAGGCCGATACCCTGGGCCAGGGCGACGCGCTGGTGGTGGTGACGCAGGCGCCCTACGCGGCGGCCACGCTCGAACTGGCGCGGTCGGCGGCCGAGCGCGGCGCGGCCGTGATCGCGCTGACCGACGCCCCCACCAGCCCGATCCTTCCGTTCGCCCGCCATGTCCTGCGCTTCGCGCGGCCCGAGGATGCGCCCGGCGACACGGGCGGACCCGCTTCGTTCTTCCACAGCACGGCGGGCCTGCTCGGCCTGGCCGAGCACCTGATCGCGCGCGTCGCCGTCCTGGGCGGCGACGGCGTATTGCAACGGCTGTCCGAAATCGAATCGCGCCAGCGCGCCGATGGCGTGTATTGGCCCGAAACGCCTGGCCGCCCAGCCCCCTCCCGCGCGCGGCGCTGA
- the parC gene encoding DNA topoisomerase IV subunit A, whose product MTDSNQPGLFDASSSGDGDAAITLARYAEQAYLDYAVSVVRGRALPDVGDGQKPVQRRILFAMQAMGLAAGAKPVKSARVVGDVLGKYHPHGDQAAYDAMVRMAQDFSLRYPLIDGQGNFGSRDGDNAAAMRYTEARLTPIAKLLLDELDEGTVDFVPNYDGSQEEPQMLPARLPVMLLNGASGIAVGMATEIPPHNLREVAQACVTLIKQPQLTDAELYSLVPGPDFAGGGQIITPAADIAQIYSTGRGSLKVRARWQFEEMARGQWQLVVTELPPGTSCQKVLEEIEEITNPKVKTGKKSLTPEQTQSKAVMLNLLDAVRDESGKDAAVRLVFEPKTSRVDRDEFVNTLLAQTSMESSASVNLVCIGTDGRPRQKGLRDILTEWLAFRTQTVTRRTRFRLDKVIDRIHVLEGRMVVYLNVDEVIQTIRESDEPRAALMERFKLTERQADDILEMRLRQLARLEGIKIEQELAGKREEQVRLQELLDNPASLKRLLVKEIEADAKQYGDDRRTLIETAERAVLETKVLDEPVTVIVSQKGWLRARQGHGHDASQFGFKQGDDLYGAFECRTTDTLIAVGDNGRVYSVAVSGLPSARGDGQPITTMIDLESGSRIVHMIAAAADSRWLLATRGGYGFAAKLSDMFSRQRAGKQFITLEAGDELLRPVPLFDGATQLALLSDKGKFLVFGLDEVKSLSGGGRGTILMGLDTADKLDQAVPIGAAGLRAAGVYRNKHTEDILAGSALTPYVGKRARKGRQLDVRPKQPVLSPVLG is encoded by the coding sequence ATGACCGACAGCAATCAACCTGGTCTTTTCGACGCCTCCTCGTCCGGTGACGGCGACGCCGCCATCACGCTGGCGCGCTATGCCGAGCAGGCCTATCTGGACTATGCCGTGTCCGTGGTTCGCGGCCGGGCGCTGCCCGACGTGGGCGACGGCCAGAAGCCGGTGCAGCGCCGCATCCTGTTCGCCATGCAGGCCATGGGCCTGGCGGCCGGCGCCAAGCCCGTCAAGTCCGCGCGCGTCGTGGGCGATGTGCTGGGTAAGTACCACCCGCATGGCGACCAGGCCGCGTATGACGCGATGGTGCGCATGGCGCAGGATTTCTCGCTGCGCTATCCGCTGATCGACGGTCAGGGCAACTTCGGCTCGCGCGACGGCGACAACGCCGCGGCGATGCGTTACACGGAAGCCCGCCTCACGCCGATCGCCAAGCTGCTGCTGGACGAGCTGGACGAGGGCACGGTCGATTTCGTGCCCAACTACGACGGCAGCCAGGAAGAGCCGCAGATGCTGCCGGCGCGCCTGCCGGTGATGCTGCTGAACGGCGCGTCCGGCATCGCCGTGGGCATGGCCACCGAAATCCCGCCGCACAATCTGCGTGAAGTGGCGCAGGCCTGCGTGACGCTGATCAAGCAGCCGCAGCTGACCGACGCCGAGCTGTACAGCCTGGTGCCCGGCCCCGACTTCGCCGGCGGCGGCCAGATCATCACGCCGGCCGCCGATATCGCCCAGATCTATTCGACCGGTCGCGGCTCGCTCAAGGTGCGCGCGCGCTGGCAGTTCGAGGAAATGGCGCGCGGCCAGTGGCAACTGGTGGTGACCGAGCTGCCGCCGGGAACGTCCTGCCAGAAGGTGCTCGAAGAGATCGAGGAAATCACCAATCCCAAGGTCAAGACCGGCAAGAAGAGCCTGACGCCCGAGCAGACCCAGTCCAAGGCCGTCATGCTGAACCTGCTGGACGCCGTGCGCGACGAGTCCGGCAAGGACGCCGCCGTGCGCCTGGTGTTCGAGCCCAAGACCTCGCGCGTGGACCGCGATGAATTCGTCAACACGCTGCTGGCGCAGACCAGCATGGAAAGCAGCGCCTCGGTCAACCTGGTCTGCATCGGCACCGACGGCCGTCCGCGCCAGAAGGGCCTGCGCGACATCCTGACTGAATGGCTGGCGTTCCGCACGCAGACCGTGACGCGCCGCACGCGCTTCCGCCTGGACAAGGTCATCGACCGCATCCACGTGCTGGAAGGCCGGATGGTGGTCTACCTGAACGTGGACGAAGTCATCCAGACCATCCGCGAATCCGACGAGCCGCGCGCCGCGCTGATGGAGCGCTTCAAGCTGACCGAGCGCCAGGCCGACGACATCCTGGAAATGCGCCTGCGCCAGCTGGCCCGCCTGGAAGGGATCAAGATCGAGCAGGAACTGGCCGGCAAGCGCGAAGAGCAGGTTCGCCTGCAGGAGCTGCTGGACAACCCGGCCTCGCTCAAGCGCCTGCTGGTCAAGGAAATCGAGGCCGACGCCAAGCAATATGGCGACGATCGCCGCACGCTGATCGAGACGGCCGAGCGCGCCGTGCTGGAAACCAAGGTGCTGGACGAGCCGGTGACCGTGATCGTGTCGCAGAAGGGCTGGCTGCGCGCGCGCCAGGGCCACGGCCACGATGCCTCGCAATTCGGCTTCAAGCAGGGCGACGACCTGTATGGCGCCTTCGAATGCCGCACCACCGACACGCTGATCGCGGTGGGCGACAACGGCCGCGTCTACTCCGTCGCCGTGTCGGGCCTGCCGTCGGCGCGCGGCGACGGCCAGCCGATCACCACCATGATCGACCTGGAAAGCGGTTCGCGCATCGTGCACATGATCGCGGCGGCCGCCGATTCGCGCTGGCTGCTGGCCACGCGCGGCGGCTACGGCTTCGCGGCCAAGCTCTCGGACATGTTCAGCCGCCAGCGTGCCGGCAAGCAGTTCATCACGCTGGAAGCCGGCGACGAGCTGCTGCGGCCGGTGCCGCTGTTCGACGGCGCGACGCAGCTGGCGCTGCTGTCGGACAAGGGCAAGTTCCTGGTGTTCGGCCTGGACGAGGTCAAGAGTCTGTCGGGAGGCGGCCGCGGCACGATCCTGATGGGGCTGGACACCGCCGACAAGCTGGACCAGGCCGTGCCGATCGGCGCGGCCGGGCTGCGCGCCGCGGGCGTGTACCGCAACAAGCACACCGAGGACATCCTGGCCGGCTCGGCGCTCACGCCCTACGTGGGCAAGCGCGCGCGCAAGGGCCGGCAGCTGGACGTGCGCCCGAAGCAGCCGGTGCTGTCGCCGGTGTTGGGCTGA
- the ectB gene encoding diaminobutyrate--2-oxoglutarate transaminase, whose translation MDLKIFDRMESEVRGYIRSFPVIFSQARGSTLIDEEGTEYIDFFSGAGTLNYGHNNPVLKEKLLDYVRADGVVHGLDMATSAKKAFLETVDRVLLKPRNWQYTLQFTGPTGTNAVEAALKIARQVKGRPNVVSFTHGFHGVSGGSLAATANMKFRDAAGYALANTSFMPYDGYFGPDVDTMAYLERMLDDPSSGLDKPAAVIVETVQGEGGVNVATLRWLKELAKLCQRHDMLLIVDDIQVGCGRTGTFFSFEAAGIRPDIITLSKSLSGFGLPMSLVLMKPELDVWKPGAHSGTFRGNNLAFVTATQALETYWTNAAFSAEIQRKESLVRDWLENLVHSFPNAGLSVRGRGLIQGLVSNASPALANRIAKRAFGKGVVIETSGAHDEVLKLLPALTIEEGLLMRGLEVIEASVSEALADEDGQSARILKFGGKRG comes from the coding sequence ATGGACTTGAAAATCTTTGACCGGATGGAGTCGGAAGTAAGGGGCTACATCCGGTCGTTCCCCGTGATATTCAGCCAGGCCAGGGGCTCGACGCTGATCGACGAGGAGGGAACCGAGTACATAGACTTCTTCAGCGGCGCCGGCACGCTGAACTATGGCCACAACAATCCTGTCCTCAAGGAAAAGCTGCTGGACTACGTGCGCGCCGATGGCGTGGTGCACGGCCTGGACATGGCCACCAGCGCCAAGAAGGCGTTCCTGGAAACCGTGGACCGCGTGCTGCTCAAGCCGCGCAACTGGCAATACACCTTGCAGTTCACCGGACCCACCGGCACCAACGCGGTCGAGGCGGCGCTGAAGATCGCGCGCCAGGTCAAGGGCCGCCCCAATGTGGTGTCGTTCACGCACGGCTTTCACGGCGTGAGCGGCGGTTCGCTGGCGGCGACCGCGAACATGAAGTTCCGCGACGCGGCGGGCTACGCGCTGGCCAACACCAGCTTCATGCCGTATGACGGCTACTTCGGTCCCGACGTGGACACCATGGCCTATCTTGAGCGCATGCTGGATGACCCCAGCAGCGGCCTGGACAAGCCGGCCGCCGTGATCGTCGAGACCGTGCAGGGCGAGGGCGGCGTGAACGTCGCCACGCTGCGCTGGCTCAAAGAGCTGGCCAAGCTCTGCCAGCGGCACGACATGCTGTTGATCGTGGACGACATCCAGGTCGGCTGCGGCCGCACCGGCACCTTCTTCAGCTTCGAGGCCGCCGGCATCCGGCCGGACATCATCACGCTGTCGAAGTCGCTGTCGGGTTTCGGGCTGCCCATGTCGCTGGTGCTGATGAAACCCGAGCTGGACGTCTGGAAACCGGGCGCCCACAGCGGCACGTTCCGAGGCAACAACCTGGCCTTCGTCACCGCCACGCAGGCGCTGGAAACCTATTGGACCAACGCTGCCTTCAGCGCCGAGATCCAGCGCAAGGAAAGCCTGGTGCGCGACTGGCTGGAAAACCTGGTGCACAGCTTTCCCAATGCCGGCCTGTCGGTGCGCGGCCGCGGCCTGATCCAGGGGCTGGTGTCCAACGCCTCGCCGGCGCTGGCCAACCGTATCGCCAAGCGCGCCTTCGGCAAGGGCGTCGTCATCGAGACCTCGGGCGCGCACGACGAAGTGCTCAAGCTGTTGCCCGCGCTCACCATCGAGGAAGGCCTGCTGATGCGCGGCCTGGAAGTGATCGAGGCCAGCGTGTCCGAGGCGCTGGCCGACGAAGACGGGCAGTCCGCCCGCATTCTGAAATTTGGAGGTAAACGCGGATGA
- the ectA gene encoding diaminobutyrate acetyltransferase, with the protein MIDTAQETPILSSAVAPAACGGTQQMRPPSRKDGAALHRLISECPPLDLNSLYAYLLLAEHFSDTCVLAESAGGRIDGFISAYVLPDRPDVLFVWQVAVHARARGHRLGRAMLRELLRRKGLEHVRHLETTVGPDNQASRRSFAGLAAELGAHVSEQPFFDRQLFGGADHDDEMLLRIGPFTLPAP; encoded by the coding sequence ATGATCGATACCGCACAGGAAACCCCCATCCTCTCAAGTGCCGTGGCGCCGGCGGCTTGCGGCGGGACGCAGCAGATGCGCCCGCCCAGCCGCAAGGACGGCGCCGCCCTGCACCGCCTCATCTCCGAGTGCCCGCCGCTCGACCTCAATTCCCTCTACGCGTACTTGCTCCTGGCTGAGCATTTCAGCGACACCTGCGTCCTGGCCGAAAGCGCCGGAGGACGCATCGACGGTTTTATCTCCGCTTATGTGCTGCCCGACCGGCCCGACGTCCTGTTCGTCTGGCAGGTCGCGGTGCACGCCCGCGCACGCGGCCATCGGTTAGGCCGCGCCATGCTCAGAGAACTCTTGCGGCGCAAGGGGCTGGAGCATGTTCGTCATCTCGAAACCACGGTGGGGCCTGACAACCAGGCTTCGCGCCGCAGCTTCGCCGGCCTCGCCGCGGAGCTGGGCGCCCACGTCAGCGAGCAGCCGTTCTTCGACCGGCAACTGTTCGGCGGCGCGGACCATGACGACGAGATGTTGTTGAGGATAGGCCCGTTCACCTTGCCCGCCCCGTAG